CGGCTAGCGCAGGTGCATTACAAGTGGCTCACTCCTTTCCCGACTTACACGGGCGCCTGCAAATCTAATGAACCTTCCCCAAACCCAGGCTGTGGATGGGCTGAGCaaggaggctgtgtgtgtgtggttatgcaGGTCCCAAGGGATGGGACCATCTTTAGCACTTACACTGCACATACAGCGTCTTGAGGGCTAATGGAGTTATTGTGCAGTGTATGCTGCCAAGCAAGGCATGAAGACAGACTCCTCCGCCACAATCAGATCCCTGCCTTCCCTACAGCTGGAGGCGCAGGCAGACAAGAGActaccccccacccccatcacCCCCACATGGACATCAGAACCTGGGCTCTGCTCCTCCACCCTAACCACATTCTGCCCGAGAGTTCTGATATCGCTGCAGTCGCTGGGGCCACTAGACCTCCCTGGGGCCACAAGACCTCCCTGCTGCTGAAAGGCTGTGGGTTACAGCACCATGACCATATCTGCCATAGTGATGAAAGGGAAAACAGTCCCAATGGTAGAAACAAACAGCATCATGTTTTCACCTAGAGTAGCATTCCttagttttttttgttgcaaactATCCACACTGTCAGTCTGGCCAACTTTACATAAAGTCGTTTTTTTATAGGACGATAGGAGTTTAGTCTAATTCGTGTTCTTTTTTTAACATACAAAATCAGGTACCATAGTAACGCCATACCAGCACCGTGGTATCGCCAGGCACCATAGTATCGCCATACCGGCACCGTGGTATCGCCAGGCACCGTAGTAACGCAATACCGGCACCGTGGTATCGCCAGGCACCATAGTATCGCCATAGCGGCACCGTGGTATCGCCAGGCACCGTAGTAACGCCATACCGGCACTGTAGTATCACAATACCGTACCGTAGTATCAGAGTAACTATTGAAATCAGATCTAACATTATGCACAATCAGATAAACTAAAACGTGTGACACACACGCAGGAGGATTTAAAAATGGCGAGAGGCGCCTGTCCAGCCAATCGATGGCTTCATATCTCTTTCACGCTGTCGACAGCCACAGCGGCCCCCATTAAAGACTTTTACTGTTGTCCACTGCTTTGCCTGTCTCGGCCATGTCACTGAAGGGCCATACATCAGTCTTGATTCATGTCGCCTCGCATTAATGAGCCACACACACTGTCAGTCTGGCCCCTGCTGGCAGAAGATTGGAGAGTTTTGCTCAGGGGCTTCTCCAAGGTCCTGTTAGACCCTCTCCGTACACAGCTCACCAAGCCCCTCTATCCCACAAGGGTAGAAGGGACTTCTCATGAAAAACAGTGGGTAGTGGTACACATTTTCCTTTGACAAGAGACTACAATAAAACTGACTAACTTGCAAGAGGAAGATATTTAAAATGTTTTGACTTTCTAATACTGAAGAATCTTCACTATTGTTTCTGGGTCTCTACCTTCAGTATGGTCTTGATATTGTCTTTGTGGCATCCATCCACTTTGGTGAGCCTGTACTCCAGCCACTGGTGCACTACAGCCTTGTGTTCTGCTGACCCACCCAGTAACTCCGGCCGTTTGGCCTCTTGGACCAGGTGAGTGGCGATGGTCACCAAGCCGACCAGAGCTGGGCCATTATTACTGTGGAGCACGGGTACCTGGGTGGGAGAGAAAAATAATGTGTGtgcattacacatttaaaaaaaatgtatacctttatttaactaggcaagtcagttaagaacaaattcgtatttacaatgacggcctacaaaaaggcctcctgcggggacgggggattAAAAATgtaataggacaaaacacacatcacgacaagcgAGACACCACGACGCTACATAAGAGACCTAATACAATAacataacatggtagcaacaaaacaacaaaacatgacagcagcacaaaacattgtacaaacattattgggcacaataAGAGCCTGATAGGAATTATGGGCACATGAAATAAAACGACCACCCTGTAACTACTTGTCAACATCCTGTTAGAGACACTATTTAAGCGCTAGTTGCATACTTGCTCAAGTCATTTGTATAGCTGGCTAGCTTCCTAAACAACAACACACGCACTGTCACTACcccatgtgtacagtatgtctgttTGTTTCTAGCATTGCAATGAAGGCTGTTGAGGCAGAACTAGTACTGCACACTCACTGAAATTAGCTATAGTAcgtgtagtagtagcagcaagaTATGTTGACAATCCAATATGCAATTCACATggcatgtaacgttagctagttaacgtcaGCTATCTGGCCAGACAGCAAATTCATTCAATGTTAGCTTAACGTTAACTGGCTAATGACAACACCTTTTTATCTGAAACAATGATTATTACACATCTTTGTTCCTAAGTGACCTGCCTTCGCTAAAAATAGAAGATAAAATAGTTGCTAAAGTTACGGACATtatcttgttagctagctaacgttagcttttcTAAGGACAGTAGAGTAGCATGTGCAGGCTACTCTTTTTAACCTACTGTTCATGTGGTAAGGTCTATAATACTTGGCACATATAGATAACTGTGACCGCAACCATTAGATGGCAAATTCACCTTCTTGTCTCCCTGAGTACTGTATTTGTTAGGCTTTTTCAATCCTAAAGATTTTTCCAGCGATGACAGCTCTCTCAACGCCATCATTGCGATATGTCTGCTGGGCAATGGGATGGCAACACGATTGGTCGAGATTAGTCATTGACGCCCACTAGACTCAAATGGACAACAAATTCAGCCAATGGTGACATGAAAA
Above is a genomic segment from Salvelinus fontinalis isolate EN_2023a chromosome 25, ASM2944872v1, whole genome shotgun sequence containing:
- the LOC129823039 gene encoding eukaryotic translation elongation factor 1 epsilon-1-like → MMALRELSSLEKSLGLKKPNKYSTQGDKKVPVLHSNNGPALVGLVTIATHLVQEAKRPELLGGSAEHKAVVHQWLEYRLTKVDGCHKDNIKTILKDLNSYLEDKVYLAGNEFTLADTLMYYGIHHIIVDLAVQEKEKHMNVTRWFDHVQHHTGVRHHLPPVLVLRNRVYTSGHH